The genome window CTTCAAGGCAAAGTAACTGCGTCTGTGGTATAATGGCTATTACCTCAGCCTTCCAAGCTGATGATGAGGGTTCGATTCCCTCCAGACGCTTACTTTTAAAAAGTGTGATTATTGAACGTAGTATTTAAAAAATTGTGATTTGCGTCTGTGGTATAATGGCTATTACCTCAGCCTTCCAAGCTGATGATGAGGGTTCGATTCCCTCCAGACGCTCTATATAAAAAAGCCGGCTTTAATGGTCGGTTTTTTTATTTATAATTGCATTTTTATTAGACCTTTCCCTCTTTATAGTCAGAAAAACCCCAACAACCATGACGATAGAATCCATCTTTTATTAAAACCCGAGAACTCTCATGATGAAACAGCCTATTTTCCTGTTACAATGACATCGAGATAAAACAGCTAAGAACAGAAAATAGGATATTGAAATGAAACAGTACATTGCCATTGCGGGTAACATCGGAGCAGGAAAATCAACTTTAGTCGAAAAAATCTGCGATGAACTCTCATGGACCCCCTACTACGAACCTGTCACGGAGAATCCGTATCTAAAAGATTTTTATAAAGATATGAACAAGTGGGCATACCATTCACAGCTCTTTTTTCTGAGTGATCGAATGGTTCTTCATAAGGAGTTGCAAGAACAATCCGGTTATGTGGTTCAAGACAGATCCATCTATGAAGATGCAGAAATATTTGCCCGAGATCTCTTTAGACAAAACCTAATTAGCAAGAGAGATTTTGAGACCTATTGGAGAATATATACAATAGCGGTATCACTCCTTCAGCCACCGGATTTGTTGGTATACCTCAAAGCCTCTGTACCGGCATTAGAAAAAAGGATTTCCTTACGGGGAAGAGAATATGAATCCTCAATACCTAAAGCGTACCTAGACCAGTTGAATCATCTTTACAATGAATGGATCAATAATTACAGCCACTCCCCCCAATTAA of Oceanispirochaeta crateris contains these proteins:
- a CDS encoding deoxynucleoside kinase, with amino-acid sequence MKQYIAIAGNIGAGKSTLVEKICDELSWTPYYEPVTENPYLKDFYKDMNKWAYHSQLFFLSDRMVLHKELQEQSGYVVQDRSIYEDAEIFARDLFRQNLISKRDFETYWRIYTIAVSLLQPPDLLVYLKASVPALEKRISLRGREYESSIPKAYLDQLNHLYNEWINNYSHSPQLILNVDDYDILNNGKDLSLVIKKIKDQLQGGQKELFN